The Amycolatopsis sp. 195334CR genome window below encodes:
- the topA gene encoding type I DNA topoisomerase — protein sequence MSGERNSVAGSTRTKKTAGTGGSAGGRATGRGAGSNGAVRRLVIVESPTKARKIAPYLGGGYVVESSVGHIRDLPRGAADVPAQFKGESWARLGVDVDNDFKALYVVTPDKKSKVTELKGLLKDVDELYLATDPDREGEAIAWHLLETLKPKVPVRRMVFHEVTEQAIRAAADSTRELDADLVDAQETRRILDRLYGYEVSPVLWKKVMPKLSAGRVQSVATRIVVERERERMRFTSASYWDISATMDAGPDASPQTFPARLLSVDGSRLATGRDFGPDGQLKSAAADVRILDETGANQLAQALRDQAFSVSSVEEKPYTRRPYAPFMTSTLQQEAGRKLRFSSERTMRTAQRLYENGYITYMRTDSTTLSETAIQAARSQAAQLYGKDHVADKPRQYTRKVKNAQEAHEAIRPAGEVFRTPGQVAGELEADEFRLYELIWQRTIASQMADAKGTTISVRITGNATSGEECVFSASGRTITFAGFLKAYVEAVDTETGGEADDKQSRLPQLVKDQALTATELSPDGHTTSPPARYSEPSLVSKLEELGIGRPSTYASIIKTIQDRGYVWKKGSALVPSWVAFAVIGLMERHFERLVDYDFTAGMEDELDRIAAGDEQRTQWLSKFYFGGDMGVDGSIGRLGGLKKLVEGSVEDIDAREINSIPLFSDADGRTVVVRVGRYGPYLEREVEGESQRANLPEDLPPDELTAEIAEKLFATPQEGRSLGVDPVSGHEIVAKEGRFGPYVTEVLPEPEPLPEGATAAQKKAAKAKQPKPRTGSLFKSMAIESMTLEDALKLLSLPRVVGKDPESGDEITAQNGRYGPYLKKGTDSRSLETEEQLFSITLEEALKIYSEPKRRGRQAAAKPPLKELGEDPISKKPMVVKDGRFGPYVTDGEYNATLRKTDSIESLTAERASELLAEKRAKGPAPKKKAPAKRKAPAKKTTAKSKS from the coding sequence ATGAGCGGAGAGCGGAACAGCGTGGCTGGATCGACACGGACGAAGAAGACTGCGGGCACTGGTGGCTCCGCGGGCGGCCGGGCGACGGGGCGCGGCGCCGGAAGCAACGGGGCCGTGCGGCGCCTGGTGATCGTCGAGTCGCCGACCAAGGCCCGCAAGATCGCCCCCTACCTCGGCGGCGGCTACGTCGTCGAATCCTCGGTCGGGCACATCCGTGACCTCCCCCGTGGTGCCGCCGACGTGCCCGCCCAGTTCAAGGGCGAGTCGTGGGCCCGCCTCGGCGTGGACGTGGACAACGACTTCAAGGCCCTCTACGTGGTCACCCCGGACAAGAAGTCCAAGGTGACCGAGCTCAAGGGCCTGCTCAAGGACGTCGACGAGCTCTACCTCGCGACGGACCCCGACCGCGAGGGCGAGGCCATCGCCTGGCACCTGCTGGAGACGCTCAAGCCCAAGGTGCCGGTCCGGCGCATGGTCTTCCACGAGGTCACCGAGCAGGCCATCCGCGCCGCCGCGGACAGCACCCGCGAACTGGATGCCGACCTGGTCGACGCCCAGGAGACCCGCCGCATCCTGGACCGGCTCTACGGCTACGAGGTCTCGCCCGTGCTGTGGAAGAAGGTCATGCCGAAGCTCTCGGCGGGCCGCGTGCAGTCGGTGGCCACCCGGATCGTGGTGGAGCGCGAACGCGAGCGGATGCGCTTCACCTCGGCGTCCTACTGGGACATCTCGGCGACCATGGACGCCGGCCCGGACGCCTCGCCGCAGACCTTCCCGGCGCGCCTGCTCTCGGTGGACGGCTCGCGCCTGGCCACCGGCCGCGACTTCGGCCCGGACGGGCAGCTCAAGTCCGCCGCCGCCGACGTGCGCATCCTCGACGAGACCGGGGCGAACCAGCTCGCGCAGGCCCTGCGCGACCAGGCGTTCTCCGTGTCCAGCGTGGAGGAGAAGCCGTACACCCGGCGGCCCTACGCGCCGTTCATGACCTCGACGCTGCAGCAGGAGGCCGGGCGCAAGCTGCGGTTCTCCTCGGAGCGCACCATGCGCACCGCCCAGCGGCTGTACGAGAACGGCTACATCACCTACATGCGTACCGACTCCACGACGCTGTCGGAGACGGCGATCCAGGCGGCCCGCAGCCAGGCGGCGCAGCTGTACGGCAAGGACCACGTGGCCGACAAGCCGCGGCAGTACACGCGCAAGGTGAAGAACGCGCAGGAGGCCCACGAGGCGATCCGGCCCGCCGGCGAGGTGTTCCGCACGCCGGGGCAGGTCGCCGGGGAGCTGGAGGCCGACGAGTTCCGGCTCTACGAGCTGATCTGGCAGCGCACCATCGCCTCGCAGATGGCCGACGCCAAGGGCACCACCATCTCGGTCCGGATCACCGGCAACGCGACCTCCGGCGAGGAGTGCGTGTTCTCCGCGTCGGGCCGCACGATCACCTTCGCCGGGTTCCTCAAGGCCTACGTCGAGGCGGTCGACACCGAGACCGGTGGCGAGGCCGACGACAAGCAGAGCAGGCTGCCGCAGCTGGTCAAGGACCAGGCGCTGACCGCCACCGAGCTGAGCCCGGACGGCCACACCACCTCGCCGCCGGCGCGGTACTCGGAGCCGAGCCTGGTCAGCAAGCTCGAAGAGCTGGGCATCGGCCGCCCGTCCACCTACGCCTCGATCATCAAGACCATCCAGGACCGCGGGTACGTCTGGAAGAAGGGCTCCGCGCTGGTGCCCTCGTGGGTGGCCTTCGCGGTGATCGGCCTGATGGAACGGCACTTCGAGCGGCTGGTCGACTACGACTTCACGGCCGGCATGGAGGACGAGCTCGACCGCATCGCCGCCGGTGACGAGCAGCGCACGCAGTGGCTGTCGAAGTTCTACTTCGGCGGCGACATGGGCGTGGACGGCTCGATCGGCCGGCTCGGCGGGCTGAAGAAGCTGGTCGAGGGCAGCGTCGAGGACATCGACGCCCGCGAGATCAACTCGATCCCGCTGTTCAGCGACGCCGACGGCCGGACCGTGGTGGTCCGCGTCGGCCGCTACGGGCCGTACCTGGAGCGCGAGGTCGAAGGCGAGTCGCAGCGCGCGAACCTGCCCGAGGACCTGCCGCCGGACGAGCTGACCGCGGAGATCGCGGAGAAGTTGTTCGCCACCCCGCAGGAGGGGCGTTCGCTGGGTGTCGACCCGGTCAGCGGGCACGAGATCGTGGCCAAGGAGGGCCGCTTCGGCCCGTACGTGACCGAGGTGCTGCCGGAGCCGGAGCCGCTGCCGGAGGGCGCCACCGCGGCCCAGAAGAAGGCGGCCAAGGCGAAGCAGCCGAAGCCGCGCACGGGTTCGCTGTTCAAGTCGATGGCGATCGAGTCGATGACCCTGGAGGACGCGCTCAAGCTGCTGTCGCTGCCGAGGGTGGTGGGCAAGGACCCGGAGTCCGGGGACGAGATCACCGCGCAGAACGGGCGCTACGGGCCGTACCTGAAGAAGGGCACCGACTCGCGGTCGCTGGAGACCGAGGAGCAGCTCTTCTCGATCACCCTGGAAGAGGCGCTGAAGATCTACTCGGAGCCGAAGCGCCGGGGACGCCAGGCCGCCGCGAAGCCGCCGCTGAAGGAACTCGGCGAGGACCCGATCTCGAAGAAGCCGATGGTGGTCAAGGACGGCCGGTTCGGCCCGTACGTGACCGACGGCGAGTACAACGCGACCCTGCGCAAGACGGACAGCATCGAGTCGCTGACCGCCGAGCGGGCTTCGGAGCTGCTCGCCGAGAAGCGGGCGAAGGGTCCGGCGCCGAAGAAGAAGGCACCGGCCAAGCGCAAGGCG
- a CDS encoding serine protease, with protein sequence MIRRLLGATLTATAGFALVSAVPAAATTAVDFAGTVALSNCSGSVVKTASAAADDPALVLTNGHCLEEGFPQAGEVIVDQPSSRTFSLLSPDGASSVGELRANRLEYATMTGTDAALYRLDVSYTQIEQSYGISALELAGRTAEGTPINVVSGYWKKVYSCSVDAFVPELREADWSWRDSIRYTPECDTIGGTSGSPIVDAGTGKVIGVNNTGNESGERCTMNNPCEVDEQGNVTVRQGRNYGQQTHQIPGCLTAGSRIDLNQAGCELPSPSSLLKSSLLKP encoded by the coding sequence ATGATCCGACGCCTGCTGGGCGCCACCCTCACCGCCACAGCCGGGTTCGCGCTGGTCAGCGCCGTGCCCGCGGCCGCGACGACCGCGGTGGACTTCGCCGGGACGGTCGCGCTGTCGAACTGCTCCGGCTCGGTCGTGAAGACCGCCTCGGCGGCCGCGGACGATCCGGCGCTCGTCCTGACCAACGGCCACTGCCTGGAAGAGGGCTTTCCCCAGGCCGGCGAGGTGATCGTCGACCAGCCGTCCTCCCGTACCTTCTCCCTGCTCAGCCCGGACGGCGCCAGTTCGGTCGGCGAGTTGCGGGCCAACCGGCTGGAGTACGCCACGATGACCGGGACGGACGCCGCGCTCTACCGGCTCGACGTCAGTTACACCCAGATAGAGCAGTCCTACGGGATCAGCGCGCTCGAGCTGGCGGGGCGGACGGCGGAGGGTACGCCGATCAACGTGGTGTCCGGCTATTGGAAGAAGGTGTACAGCTGTTCGGTGGATGCCTTCGTGCCCGAACTGAGGGAAGCGGACTGGTCCTGGCGCGACTCCATCCGGTACACCCCGGAGTGCGACACGATCGGCGGGACCTCGGGCTCCCCGATCGTGGACGCGGGTACGGGGAAGGTCATCGGCGTGAACAACACCGGCAACGAGTCGGGTGAGCGGTGCACCATGAACAACCCCTGCGAGGTGGACGAACAGGGGAACGTGACGGTGCGGCAGGGGCGGAACTACGGGCAGCAGACGCACCAGATCCCGGGCTGCCTGACCGCGGGGAGCCGGATCGACCTGAACCAGGCGGGGTGTGAGCTGCCGAGCCCGTCCTCGCTGCTCAAGTCCTCGCTGCTCAAGCCATAG
- a CDS encoding sodium-translocating pyrophosphatase, whose product MSRQFLAEGLTLSGGDYSIVAVVAVVALAALVVGYFLLKEVLAAGQGTEKMQEIAKAVQEGAAAYLKRQRNTLAIFGVVVFLLLFALPAEDIGERIGRSIFFLVGAGFSFAIGYLGMWLATQANLRVAAASREDGGREKAMRVAFRTGGAVGMATVGLGLFGAAVVVLVYAGQAPKVLEGFGFGAALIAMFMRVGGGIFTKAADVGADLVGKVEQNIPEDDPRNAATIADNVGDNVGDCAGMAADLFESYAVTLVAALILGSVAFGVDGLLFPLIVPAIGVITAVIGVYITKAKVGESGLTTINKAFYISAVISAVLSTIAAFVFLPGSFADFGTEFAGNTGNPAVIATVAVIIGIVLAGVILWLTGYFTGTEYKPVKDVGQTSETGAATVILSGLSVGFESAVYTAIVIGGAVFGAYLLGGSVALFAVALAGTGLLTTVGVIVAMDTFGPVSDNAQGIAEMSGDVDEKAAGILTELDAVGNTTKAITKGIAIATAVLAATALFGSYQDSIRQALEGVSGASADAMKWFISDIVQPNTLVGVLLGAAVVFLFSGLAINAVSRAAGAVVYEVRRQFRDIPGIMEGTTRPEYGRVVDIVTRDSLRELATPGLLAVFAPIAVGFGLGTGALAGYLGGAIATGTLMAVFLANSGGAWDNAKKLVEDGNHGGKGSEAHSATVIGDTVGDPFKDTAGPAINPLIKVMNLVSLLIAPAVVQFSIGEDASMGIRIAISLVAVAIIVVAIVVSKRRSTSIADTPASAEAANAS is encoded by the coding sequence ATGTCCCGGCAGTTCCTCGCGGAGGGCTTAACGCTCTCCGGAGGTGACTACAGCATCGTGGCTGTGGTCGCCGTGGTCGCCCTTGCCGCACTGGTCGTTGGCTATTTCCTGCTCAAGGAGGTGCTGGCCGCCGGCCAGGGCACCGAGAAGATGCAGGAGATCGCCAAGGCGGTGCAGGAAGGCGCGGCCGCCTACCTCAAGCGCCAGCGCAACACACTCGCCATCTTCGGCGTGGTCGTGTTCTTGCTGCTGTTCGCGTTGCCCGCGGAGGACATCGGTGAGCGCATCGGGCGCTCCATCTTCTTCCTCGTGGGTGCGGGGTTCTCGTTCGCGATCGGTTATCTCGGCATGTGGCTCGCCACGCAGGCGAACCTCCGGGTCGCGGCCGCGTCGCGCGAGGACGGCGGCAGGGAGAAGGCCATGCGCGTCGCCTTCCGCACCGGTGGTGCGGTCGGCATGGCGACGGTCGGCCTCGGCCTGTTCGGCGCCGCGGTCGTCGTGCTGGTGTACGCGGGCCAGGCGCCGAAGGTGCTCGAAGGTTTCGGCTTCGGTGCCGCGCTGATCGCCATGTTCATGCGCGTCGGCGGCGGCATCTTCACCAAGGCCGCCGACGTGGGCGCGGACCTGGTCGGCAAGGTGGAGCAGAACATCCCCGAGGACGACCCCCGCAACGCTGCCACCATCGCCGACAACGTCGGTGACAACGTGGGCGACTGCGCCGGGATGGCCGCGGACCTGTTCGAGTCCTACGCGGTGACCCTGGTCGCCGCGCTCATCCTGGGCAGTGTCGCCTTCGGGGTGGACGGGCTGCTGTTCCCGCTGATCGTGCCCGCCATCGGCGTGATCACCGCGGTGATCGGTGTCTACATCACCAAGGCGAAGGTCGGCGAGAGCGGGCTGACCACGATCAACAAGGCGTTCTACATCTCCGCGGTGATCTCCGCGGTGCTCTCCACCATCGCCGCGTTCGTCTTCCTGCCCGGCAGCTTCGCCGACTTCGGCACCGAGTTCGCCGGCAACACCGGCAACCCCGCGGTGATCGCCACCGTTGCGGTGATCATCGGCATCGTGCTGGCCGGCGTCATCCTGTGGCTGACCGGCTACTTCACCGGCACCGAGTACAAGCCGGTCAAGGACGTCGGCCAGACCTCGGAAACCGGTGCGGCCACGGTGATCCTGTCCGGTCTGTCGGTCGGGTTCGAGTCGGCCGTCTACACCGCCATCGTGATCGGCGGCGCGGTGTTCGGCGCCTACCTGCTGGGTGGCTCGGTCGCGCTGTTCGCGGTCGCGCTGGCCGGTACCGGCCTGCTGACCACGGTCGGCGTCATCGTCGCGATGGACACCTTCGGCCCGGTCTCGGACAACGCGCAGGGCATCGCCGAGATGTCCGGTGACGTGGATGAGAAGGCCGCGGGCATCCTGACCGAGCTGGACGCGGTCGGCAACACCACCAAGGCGATCACCAAGGGCATCGCGATCGCCACCGCGGTGCTCGCGGCGACCGCGCTGTTCGGTTCGTACCAGGACTCGATCCGCCAGGCGCTGGAAGGCGTTTCCGGCGCGAGCGCGGACGCGATGAAGTGGTTCATCAGCGACATCGTCCAGCCGAACACGCTGGTCGGCGTGCTGCTCGGCGCCGCGGTGGTGTTCCTGTTCTCCGGGCTGGCCATCAACGCGGTCTCCCGCGCGGCCGGTGCGGTGGTCTACGAGGTGCGCCGCCAGTTCCGCGACATCCCGGGGATCATGGAGGGCACCACCCGTCCCGAGTACGGCCGCGTGGTCGACATCGTCACCCGCGACTCGCTGCGGGAGCTGGCCACGCCCGGTCTGCTCGCGGTGTTCGCCCCGATCGCCGTCGGCTTCGGCCTCGGCACCGGCGCGCTCGCCGGCTACCTGGGTGGCGCCATCGCCACCGGCACGCTGATGGCGGTGTTCCTGGCCAACTCCGGTGGGGCCTGGGACAACGCGAAGAAGCTGGTCGAGGACGGCAACCACGGCGGCAAGGGCTCCGAGGCCCACTCCGCCACCGTCATCGGTGACACCGTCGGTGACCCGTTCAAGGACACCGCCGGCCCGGCGATCAACCCGCTGATCAAGGTGATGAACCTGGTGTCGCTGCTGATCGCGCCCGCGGTCGTGCAGTTCTCCATCGGCGAGGACGCGTCGATGGGCATCCGGATCGCCATCTCGCTGGTCGCGGTGGCGATCATCGTGGTGGCGATCGTGGTGTCGAAGCGGCGGAGCACCTCCATCGCCGACACGCCCGCCAGCGCCGAGGCCGCGAACGCGTCCTGA
- a CDS encoding DEAD/DEAH box helicase, whose product MTAGIPESRNPVTHVAELPARPPGYRDWPSWAPEAVTGRFVAAGVERPWAHQVDAADAAWSGRHVVLATGTASGKSLAYQLPVLSALTADEKACALYLSPTKALGADQLRTVSSLDIPGVRAASFDGDTPMAERDWVRAHARWVFSNPDMLHRGILSAHTRWSRFFRKLSYVVVDECHTYRGVFGSHVALLLRRLQRVARHYGSSPVFVLASATTAEPAGFAERLTGVECVPVTEDASPRGARTVALWEPPLLDELAGENGAPVRRSAGAEASRILAEMVVEGARSLAFVRSRRGAELTSLGARRILAEVDPMLPEKVAAYRAGYLPEERRALEKALMSGELLGVATTNALELGVDIAGLDAVVLAGYPGTLASFWQQAGRAGRSGDQALVVFVARDDPLDTYLVHHPAAVLDRPVETAVLDPGNPYVLAPQLACAAAELPLTTDELPAFGGEGARAVLDELVADRVLRRRSSGWYWTSRDRPQHQVDIRGSGGEPVAVVEGDTGRLLGTVDAGSACSTVHPGALYLHQGSSYVVDELDLESGLAMVHAEEPEWSTSAREVVDIAVLETHERQKFGGVTVCLGEVAVTSQVVGYLRRLPSGGVLDQVALDLPEQVLRTRAVWYTIAEDLLTGGSARTSARSPQDAGSPQLSDESPRASAEPQVSAGPRVSAKPQVSAGSPQVSGKSPRGAGEDQEFPGGDREVSGGDAKPSGEGQKLSSGDWELPSGDQELSGGDSERSGGDPSGGGQSKPSGGDRVESSGGDGEVECRAPGRAGVEPARVPGALHAAEHAAIGLLPLFATCDRWDIGGVSTALHADTGEATVFVHDGHPGGAGFADRGFAALVPWLAATREAIVSCECPAGCPSCVQSPKCGNGNEPLDKAGAVTVLDLVLGAVGRHEFPRGHGVDQAADGSATAS is encoded by the coding sequence ATCACCGCGGGCATTCCCGAGTCCAGGAACCCGGTCACGCACGTCGCCGAGCTCCCGGCGCGGCCGCCGGGCTACCGCGACTGGCCGTCGTGGGCGCCGGAGGCGGTCACCGGGCGGTTCGTCGCGGCCGGGGTCGAGCGCCCGTGGGCGCACCAGGTCGACGCCGCCGACGCGGCGTGGTCGGGGCGGCACGTGGTGCTCGCGACCGGGACCGCGTCCGGCAAGTCGCTGGCCTACCAGCTGCCGGTGCTCTCCGCGCTGACCGCCGACGAGAAGGCGTGCGCGCTGTACCTGTCCCCCACCAAGGCGCTGGGCGCCGACCAGCTCCGCACTGTGTCCTCTTTGGACATTCCGGGGGTGCGCGCGGCGTCGTTCGACGGCGACACCCCGATGGCCGAGCGCGACTGGGTGCGGGCGCACGCGCGCTGGGTGTTCTCCAATCCGGACATGCTGCACCGCGGCATCCTGTCGGCGCACACGCGCTGGTCGCGGTTCTTCCGCAAGCTGTCCTACGTGGTCGTCGACGAATGCCACACGTACCGCGGGGTGTTCGGCTCGCACGTCGCGCTGCTGCTGCGGCGGCTGCAGCGCGTGGCGCGGCACTACGGCAGTTCGCCGGTTTTCGTGCTCGCCTCGGCGACCACGGCTGAGCCCGCCGGCTTCGCCGAACGGCTCACTGGCGTCGAATGCGTGCCGGTCACCGAAGACGCGTCCCCGCGCGGCGCGCGTACGGTCGCGCTGTGGGAGCCGCCGCTGCTCGATGAGCTGGCCGGGGAGAACGGGGCCCCGGTCCGCCGCTCGGCCGGCGCGGAGGCTTCGCGCATCCTCGCGGAGATGGTCGTCGAAGGCGCCCGTTCGCTCGCTTTCGTGCGGTCGCGGCGTGGCGCGGAGCTGACCTCGCTCGGCGCGCGGCGCATCCTCGCCGAGGTCGACCCGATGCTGCCGGAGAAGGTGGCCGCGTACCGCGCGGGTTATCTGCCGGAGGAGCGGCGCGCGCTGGAGAAGGCCCTGATGTCGGGTGAGCTCCTCGGGGTCGCCACGACGAACGCGCTGGAGCTGGGCGTCGACATCGCGGGGCTGGACGCCGTGGTGCTGGCCGGTTATCCCGGCACGCTCGCTTCGTTCTGGCAGCAGGCCGGACGAGCGGGGCGCTCGGGTGACCAGGCGCTGGTGGTCTTCGTCGCCCGCGACGATCCGCTCGACACGTACTTGGTACACCACCCCGCCGCCGTGCTGGACCGACCGGTCGAGACGGCGGTGCTCGACCCGGGCAATCCGTACGTGCTGGCTCCGCAGCTGGCGTGCGCCGCCGCCGAGCTGCCGCTGACCACCGACGAACTACCCGCCTTCGGCGGCGAGGGCGCCCGCGCGGTGCTCGACGAACTGGTCGCCGACCGGGTGCTGCGGCGCCGCTCGAGCGGTTGGTACTGGACTTCGCGGGACCGGCCCCAGCACCAGGTGGACATCCGCGGTTCCGGCGGCGAGCCGGTCGCCGTGGTGGAAGGCGACACCGGCCGCCTGCTCGGCACGGTCGACGCCGGCTCGGCGTGCAGCACGGTGCACCCGGGGGCGTTGTACCTGCACCAGGGCTCGTCGTACGTGGTGGACGAGCTGGACCTGGAGTCGGGGTTGGCGATGGTGCACGCCGAGGAGCCGGAGTGGAGCACGTCGGCCAGGGAGGTCGTGGACATCGCCGTGCTGGAAACCCACGAACGGCAGAAGTTCGGCGGGGTGACGGTCTGCCTGGGTGAGGTCGCGGTGACCTCGCAGGTGGTTGGGTACCTGCGCCGCCTACCGTCGGGTGGGGTGCTGGACCAGGTGGCGCTGGACCTGCCTGAGCAGGTGCTGCGCACCCGAGCCGTCTGGTACACCATCGCCGAGGACCTACTGACGGGTGGCTCGGCACGGACCTCCGCTCGATCTCCGCAGGACGCCGGATCGCCGCAGCTCTCTGATGAGTCGCCGCGCGCCTCCGCCGAGCCGCAGGTCTCCGCCGGGCCGCGGGTCTCCGCCAAGCCGCAGGTCTCCGCTGGATCGCCGCAGGTCTCCGGTAAGTCGCCGCGAGGCGCCGGTGAGGACCAGGAGTTCCCCGGCGGTGACCGGGAAGTCAGTGGTGGGGACGCGAAGCCTTCCGGCGAGGGCCAGAAGCTGTCCAGCGGGGACTGGGAACTCCCGAGTGGGGACCAGGAACTTTCCGGTGGGGACTCGGAGCGTTCCGGTGGGGACCCTTCCGGCGGGGGCCAGTCGAAGCCTTCCGGCGGGGACCGGGTGGAGTCTTCCGGTGGGGACGGGGAAGTTGAGTGCAGGGCACCGGGTCGCGCCGGGGTCGAACCGGCGCGGGTCCCCGGTGCCCTGCACGCCGCCGAGCACGCGGCGATCGGCCTGCTACCGCTGTTCGCTACGTGCGACCGATGGGACATCGGCGGTGTGTCAACCGCGCTGCACGCTGACACCGGGGAGGCGACGGTGTTCGTGCACGATGGCCATCCCGGGGGTGCGGGATTCGCCGATCGCGGTTTTGCCGCGTTGGTCCCATGGCTGGCCGCTACGCGGGAGGCGATCGTCTCCTGCGAGTGCCCGGCGGGATGCCCGTCCTGTGTTCAGTCGCCCAAGTGCGGGAATGGGAACGAACCACTGGACAAGGCGGGGGCGGTGACCGTGCTGGATCTCGTGTTAGGGGCTGTTGGTCGTCACGAGTTCCCGCGTGGTCACGGGGTCGATCAGGCCGCCGACGGTTCGGCGACGGCCAGCTGA
- a CDS encoding bifunctional DNA primase/polymerase produces MLDTDWSDSWRGAFRIELRAEAIGLAGRGWPVLPGTYPAVPESATDQAGADAEWQTPVPVHQNWRDEVGAHPHRVAAWWTEAPYSLLVATGTVVDAVEVDDELGRRAACLLRALGQPAPIVAMPNGRWLFLTTASATGCPAELAGRESVRYHGEGSWIPLPPTPFQHGVVHWRVKPEVWGWRLPDAAVVHDVLSRALEGARVQLAVAEPSAA; encoded by the coding sequence ATGTTGGACACAGACTGGTCGGACAGCTGGCGCGGCGCTTTCCGCATCGAACTGCGCGCCGAGGCGATCGGACTCGCCGGGCGTGGCTGGCCGGTGCTGCCGGGCACTTACCCGGCCGTTCCCGAGTCGGCGACCGACCAGGCCGGGGCCGACGCCGAGTGGCAGACGCCGGTTCCGGTGCACCAGAACTGGCGTGACGAGGTCGGCGCCCATCCGCACCGGGTCGCCGCCTGGTGGACCGAGGCGCCGTACAGCCTCCTGGTCGCCACCGGCACCGTGGTCGACGCGGTCGAGGTGGACGACGAGCTGGGCCGCCGCGCGGCCTGCCTGCTCCGCGCGCTCGGCCAGCCGGCACCGATCGTGGCCATGCCGAACGGGCGGTGGCTGTTCCTCACCACCGCCTCGGCCACCGGGTGCCCGGCTGAACTGGCCGGTCGCGAGTCGGTCCGGTACCACGGCGAGGGCAGCTGGATCCCGCTCCCGCCGACCCCGTTCCAGCACGGTGTCGTGCACTGGCGGGTCAAGCCCGAGGTCTGGGGCTGGCGACTGCCGGACGCGGCGGTCGTGCACGACGTGCTTTCCCGCGCGCTCGAGGGCGCGCGTGTTCAGCTGGCCGTCGCCGAACCGTCGGCGGCCTGA
- a CDS encoding Rv3654c family TadE-like protein, which translates to MRRDDGAATVWAASAVAALVLVATALYGLGAAVLARQRAAAAADLAALAAAGAAVDGVEIACAKAGQVVTEMRVELVGCRLDRWDALVETRAVLPGPLARFPAASARARAGPIDSSS; encoded by the coding sequence GTGCGCCGGGATGACGGTGCCGCCACCGTCTGGGCGGCGTCCGCGGTCGCCGCGCTGGTGCTGGTGGCGACCGCGCTGTACGGCCTCGGGGCCGCGGTGCTCGCCCGGCAGCGGGCGGCGGCTGCCGCTGATCTGGCGGCGCTGGCGGCAGCCGGAGCGGCCGTGGACGGGGTGGAGATCGCCTGCGCGAAGGCCGGGCAGGTGGTCACGGAAATGCGGGTCGAGCTGGTCGGATGCCGGCTCGACCGGTGGGACGCACTGGTCGAGACGCGGGCCGTGCTGCCCGGTCCGCTGGCCCGGTTCCCGGCCGCTTCGGCCAGGGCGCGGGCTGGGCCGATCGACAGCTCGTCGTGA
- a CDS encoding TadE family type IV pilus minor pilin, with the protein MSVDRGAVTVEAAIAIGALTAFFFLLIGGLVAMADQLRCADAAREAARLVARGQPETVERAVREIGPAGAEFAVRLEGDAVTVEVAAGARFLPGLRLNGRAYALYEPAVASAPG; encoded by the coding sequence ATGAGCGTCGACCGCGGCGCGGTGACCGTCGAGGCCGCCATCGCGATCGGTGCGCTGACCGCCTTCTTCTTCCTGCTCATCGGGGGACTGGTGGCCATGGCCGACCAGCTGCGGTGCGCGGACGCGGCCAGGGAAGCGGCCCGGCTGGTCGCCCGCGGGCAGCCGGAGACGGTCGAGCGGGCGGTCCGGGAGATCGGGCCCGCCGGTGCCGAGTTCGCCGTGCGACTGGAGGGGGACGCCGTCACCGTCGAGGTGGCGGCCGGGGCCAGGTTCCTACCGGGGCTCCGGCTGAACGGTCGCGCCTACGCGCTGTACGAACCGGCGGTGGCCAGTGCGCCGGGATGA
- a CDS encoding DUF4244 domain-containing protein, translating to MILNEAHPDAGSVTIELALVTVALIALAGLLYVVLTNGTVEGLLTSVVEDSLEERT from the coding sequence ATGATCTTGAACGAGGCGCATCCGGACGCCGGCTCGGTGACCATCGAGCTCGCGTTGGTGACCGTGGCCCTCATCGCGCTGGCCGGGCTGTTGTACGTGGTGCTCACCAACGGGACGGTCGAGGGCCTGCTGACTTCCGTGGTCGAAGATTCGCTGGAGGAACGGACATGA